In the genome of Streptomyces sp. P3, the window CCCGTCGAGCCGTGGCGCCAGCCAACCCGGGGCAGCCGCGCGGAAGCCGGCCGGGGCCAGCGCCCCCACACCGGCCGGCAGCGCCCCCAGCAGCGGGGCCCCGGCGACGTCCGGCAGGTCGGTGACGTTGCAACGCATCGCCAGATCGGGAGAGTTCGGCCAGTCGCCGATCACCACGCCCAGCAACTCAAGCCCGCGCGAACGCAGTTCGCGAGCCGTCAGCTCCGTCGTGTTCAGCGTGCCCAGCCCCGCCGAGGACACCACCAGCAGCGGGGCGCGCAGCAGCCGGGCGGCGTCGGCCAGTGTTCCGCCCGCCTCGTCGAACCGCACGAGCAGCCCGCCCGCCCCCTCGACGAGCACCAGATCGTGCTCCACGGCCAGTTTCCGCGCCGCGTCCGCCACGTCGCTCGGGCGCACGGGCGCGAGACCCGCCCGCCGCGCCGCCGTCGCGGGAGCCAACGGCTCGGGGAAACGGGCGACCTCGACCGCGGTGAGCGCGCCCGCCAGCCGCGCGACCTCCTCGGCGTCCCCCGGCTCGCCCTGCGCCACACCGGTCTGCGCCGCTTTCAGCACGGCCACCGACCGGCCCGCCGCCAGCGCCGTCGCGGCGACCGCCGCCGTCGTGACCGTCTTGCCGACCTCCGTGCCCGTCCCCGTGATCACCAGGATCGGCATGCTCACCCCTCCCGCGCCGCGGCGCACACCGCGCGCGCGATCCGTGCCACGTCCGCGTCACCGGTGACGTACGGCGGCATCGTGTAGACGAGATCGCGGAACGGCCGCAGCCAGACGCCCTCGCGCACGGCCGCCGCGGTGGCCGCCCGCATGTCCACCTCGTGGTCGAGCTGGACGACCCCGATGGCGCCGAGAACCCGCACGTCCCGCACGCCCGGGAGCCGTGACGCCGGCGCGAGGCCGTCCCGCAGGCCCGACTCGATCCGCTTGACCTCCGAGAGCCAGTCCTGTCCCAGCAGCAGCTCGATCGAGGCGCAGGCGACGGCCGCGGCGAGGGGGTTGCCCATGAACGTCGGCCCGTGGGCCAGCACCGGCACATCGCCCCGCGAGATCCCCTCGGCCACCCGGGAGGTGCACAGCGTCGCCGCCATCGTCAGATAGCCGCCGGTCAGAGCCTTGCCGACGCACATCACGTCCGGCGTGACCGCGGCGTGCTCCGCCGCGAACAGCGCGCCCGTACGGCCGAAACCGGTCGCGATCTCGTCGAACACCAGCAGCACGTCGTGCGCGTCGCACACCTCGCGCAGCACCCGCAGATACCCGGGGGAGTGGAACCGCATCCCGCCCGCGCCCTGCACCACCGGCTCCACGACCACCGCGGCCAGCTCGTCGGCGTGCCGCTCGACGGCCGCGCGCAGCTGATCGGCGTAGGCCTCGTCGTACTCCGCCGAAGGCGCGTCCACGAAGACCTGCCGGGGCAGCACCCCGGTCCACAGGTCGTGCATCCCGCCGTCGGGGTCGCACACCGACATGGGCTGCCAGGTGTCGCCGTGGTAGCCGCCGCGCCAGGTCAGCAGGCGCTGCTTCGCCGGACGGCCCAGCGAACGCCAGTACTGCAGGCACATCTTCACGGCGACCTCGACCGACACCGAGCCCGAGTCGGCGAGGAAGACATGCTCGAGACCGTCGGGCGACATGTCGACAAGGAGCTTCGCCAGCCTGACGGCGGGCTCGTGGGTGAGCCCGCCGAACATGACGTGGCTCATCCGTCCCAGCTGCTCGCGCACGGCGTCGTTGAGCACCGGGTGGTTGTACCCGTGGATCGCCGACCACCAGGACGACATGCCGTCGACCAGTTCGCCCGAGCCGTCCGCCATCCGCAGCCGGACCCCGCCGGCCGACTCCACGACGAGCGGTTCGGCCCGGCCGGGCATCGGACCGTAGGGATGCCACACATGCCGCCGGTCCAGCTCCAGCAGCTCCGGCACGGCGAGCGGGGACGGCTCAGGCATTGGGCGCGAGGTCGGTGCCTGCGCCGCGGCGGCGCACGGCGACCAGGTCGGTGCGGGCCTCGCCGGCGGACGCGGCGGCAGCGGGCGCGGCCGCCGCCGCGGGGACGGAGCCGCAGACGCCGCCCTCGTGCGAGCCGCACCCGGAGCCCTCGTGCGCACCGCACCCGGCGGACTCCTGAGAGCCGCAGCCGCCGCCCTCGTGGGACCCGCAGCCGCCGCCCGCCGTCGCCCGGTGCCCGGGCAGCGTGACCTGCTCCGCGCCCTCCACCTCGAACCCGGCGTCCGCGATCATCTCCAGGTCGGCCTTGCCCGCCTGGCCCTCGGTCGTGAGGTAGTCGCCGAGGAAGATCGAGTTGGCCAGGTGCAGCGCGAGCGGCTGCATCGTGCGCAGATGGACCTCGCGCCCGCCCGCGATGCGGACCTCGACGTCGGGACAGACGAACCGGACCATGGCCAGGATCCGCAGACAGCGCTGCGGGGTGAGGTTCCACTCCTTGGCCAGCGGGGTGCCCTCGACCGGGATGAGGAAGTTGACCGGCACCGAGTCCGGGTCCAGCTCGCACAGCGAGTAGACGACGTCCACCAGGTCCTCGTCCGTCTCGCCCATGCCGGCGATCAGACCCGAGCAGGCCGACAGGCCCGCCGCGTGCGCCTTGGTGACGGTGTCCACCCGGTCGGCGTAGGTGTGCGTGGTCGTGATGTCCCCGTACGTCGACTCCGACGTGTTGAGGTTGTGGTTGTAGGCGTCGGCGCCCGCCTCGCGCAGCCGCTCGGCCTGTCCGTCGGAGAGCAGTCCCAGACAGGCGCACACCTCGACGCCCTCGTTCTGTTCCTTGATCGCCTTGATGGTGTCGGAGACCCGGTCGACGTCCCGGTCCGTCGGCCCGCGTCCGGACGCCACCAGGCAGACCCGCTTGGCGCCGCCCGCGAGTCCGGCCGCGGCGGCCTGCGAGGCCTCGTCGGGCTTGAGCCAGGTGTACTTCAGGATGCCGGCCGTCGAGCCCAGCCGCTGGGAGCAGTAGGAGCAGTCCTCGGGGCACAGGCCCGACTTGAGGTTGACGAGGTAGTTGAGCTTCACCCGTCGCCCGAACCAGTGCCGGCGCACCTTCCCGGCCGCGGCCACCACGTCCATCACGTCGTCGTCGGAAGTGGCGAGGACGGCCAGAGCCTCCTCGCGGGTCGGCAGCTCGCGCCGAAGCCCCTTGTCCACCAGCGTGTTCAGCAGGTCCATGAGAGCCGATCCTGTCTTACGCACCCGGTCCGGGCCAAGGTAGGGATCACACAACACACCCGGTTCGACGTGTGGGTATTGCCACACCGTGGGTGGGCGGCCCTACCGCTAGTGTCTGTCCGCTACCTACAAAAGCACCGGAGGACCCATGGCGTTCGGCTGGATCGACGAGCAGGCGGAGCTGCGCCGCCGGGCCGGACTCGTGCGGACGCTGCGGCCGCGTCCCGCCGACTCGCCGCTGCTCGACCTCGCCAGCAACGACTACCTGGGTCTGGCCCGTCATCCCGAGGTCGTCGAGGGGGCCGCGGCCGCCGCCCGCACCTGGGGCGGCGGCGCCACCGGCTCGCGCCTCGTCACCGGCACCACAGAGCTGCACGGCGACCTGGAGCGGGAACTGGCGGACTTCTGCGGCTTCGAGGCGGCGCTGGTCTTCTCCTCCGGCTACGCGGCCAACCTCGCCGCCGTCACCGCGCTGGCCCCGCACGGCTCGCTGATCGTCTCCGACGCCGGCAACCACGCCTCGCTCATCGACGGCTGCCGGCTGGCCCGCGGCGCCGTCCAGGTGGTCGGCCACGCCGACCCGGAGGCCGTGCGCAAGGCGCTCGGCGCCCACGAGGGCCCGGCCGTGGCCGTCTCCGACGCGGTCTTCTCGGTCGACGGCGACGCGGCCCCGCTGGCCGGCCTCGCCGCCGCCTGCCGGGAGCACGGCGCCGGCCTCGTCGTCGACGACGCCCATGGACTGGGCGTGCTCGGGGACGGCGGCCGGGGGACCGCGCAGGCCGCCGGTCTCGCGGGCGCCGCCGACGTCGTCGTGACGCTCACGCTGTCCAAGTCGCTCGGCAGCCAGGGGGGCGCCGTGCTGGGCCCCGCGCGGGTGATCGAGCATCTGGTGAACGCGGCCCGCACGTTCATCTTCGACACGGGGCTGGCCCCGGCGGCGGCGGGCGCCGCGCTGGCGGCGCTGCGGCTGCTGCGCCGGGAGCCGGGGCGCGCGGCACGCGCGCGTGCGGTGGCGGGTGAACTGCACGCGCGGCTGACGGCCGAGGGCCTGGAAGCGGTGCGTCCCGACGCCGCCGTCGTCTCGGTGCGGGCGCCGTCCCCGGAGGAGGCTCTGCAGTGGGCGGCGGACTGCCGGGCCGCAGGTCTGGCCGTGGGCTGCTTCCGTCCTCCTTCCGTGCCCGACGGCATCTCGCGCCTGAGGCTCACCGCCCGTGCAGACCTCTCCGGGGCCGAGCTGGAACGTGCTGTGCGGGTGATCGGCGAGGCACGGCCATGAGTCGGCGGGACACGGCCGCCACGGGTGGGCGAGACAGGGCCGTGGGTCGCGGGTGACGGGTGGGGGGCGCCCCGTCAGGTGCGGCGTGGTCCGCGGAGCGAGGCGGTGAAACCCGTCCAGCTCTCGGGGGAGAAGAGCAGGGCGGGACCGGCCGGGTCCTTGGAGTCGCGTACGGCGAGCAGACCGGCCCAGGGGCCACGGTCCGGCCGGGCGGTCTCGACGCAGTTGTTGGCTCCCGTGCTGTAGCTGCTGCGCAGCCACCGCACCTGCGGGAGACGGTCGGGATCGGTACGGGAAGGTACGTTCCGCGGTACTGCGGACATGGTGCCTCCTTACGCGCCGTCGGCGATCGCGGCGATGTAATCCGATGATTCCCCGGGCGAAAGGGCGTGCGCCCGAAGGGCGTTGAAGGCCTGGGCGTAGGCCTGGAGGTCTTCTTTCCGTTCGAGATAGAGGCTACTCGTCAAGTGGTCGAGAACAACCACATCCAGATCAGAAGTGCGCGAAAATGAGAAGATAACGAAAGGGCCGGTTACCCCGATATGCGCACCCGCGGTGAACGGCAGCACCTGAAGGCTCACTTGCGGCAAACGGGAGGCCTCCGCCAGCCGTCGCAGTTGTCGCGCCATCACCTCGGGGCCGCCCACCTCGCGGCGCAGCACCGACTCGTCGAGCACCGCGCTCAGCTCCAGCGGCGGCTGTGCACGCAGCACGTCCTGGCGGGCCAGCCGCACCTCCACCAGGGTGTCCAGCTGGTCCTCGTCGAGGCCCTCGACGGCGGCGCCGGTCACCGCGCGCGCGTACTCGGGCGTCTGCAGCAGGCCCGGCACCACGGTCGTCTCCAGGGTGCGCATCGCGCTGGCCTGGGACTCCAGGCTGATGAAGTCCCGGTAGGCCGGCGGCAGCACCCCACGGTAGGCGTGCCACCAGTGGTCCCGGCCGCCGCCACCGCCGGCGTCGGAATCGGCGCCCGCCAACGCCAGCATCAGCTCCCGCAGGTGCGGATCCGCCACACCATAGGCGTCCAGGAGTAACCGCACATCGGCCGATTTCGATCC includes:
- a CDS encoding DUF397 domain-containing protein, whose translation is MSAVPRNVPSRTDPDRLPQVRWLRSSYSTGANNCVETARPDRGPWAGLLAVRDSKDPAGPALLFSPESWTGFTASLRGPRRT
- a CDS encoding 8-amino-7-oxononanoate synthase; its protein translation is MAFGWIDEQAELRRRAGLVRTLRPRPADSPLLDLASNDYLGLARHPEVVEGAAAAARTWGGGATGSRLVTGTTELHGDLERELADFCGFEAALVFSSGYAANLAAVTALAPHGSLIVSDAGNHASLIDGCRLARGAVQVVGHADPEAVRKALGAHEGPAVAVSDAVFSVDGDAAPLAGLAAACREHGAGLVVDDAHGLGVLGDGGRGTAQAAGLAGAADVVVTLTLSKSLGSQGGAVLGPARVIEHLVNAARTFIFDTGLAPAAAGAALAALRLLRREPGRAARARAVAGELHARLTAEGLEAVRPDAAVVSVRAPSPEEALQWAADCRAAGLAVGCFRPPSVPDGISRLRLTARADLSGAELERAVRVIGEARP
- a CDS encoding adenosylmethionine--8-amino-7-oxononanoate transaminase, whose product is MPEPSPLAVPELLELDRRHVWHPYGPMPGRAEPLVVESAGGVRLRMADGSGELVDGMSSWWSAIHGYNHPVLNDAVREQLGRMSHVMFGGLTHEPAVRLAKLLVDMSPDGLEHVFLADSGSVSVEVAVKMCLQYWRSLGRPAKQRLLTWRGGYHGDTWQPMSVCDPDGGMHDLWTGVLPRQVFVDAPSAEYDEAYADQLRAAVERHADELAAVVVEPVVQGAGGMRFHSPGYLRVLREVCDAHDVLLVFDEIATGFGRTGALFAAEHAAVTPDVMCVGKALTGGYLTMAATLCTSRVAEGISRGDVPVLAHGPTFMGNPLAAAVACASIELLLGQDWLSEVKRIESGLRDGLAPASRLPGVRDVRVLGAIGVVQLDHEVDMRAATAAAVREGVWLRPFRDLVYTMPPYVTGDADVARIARAVCAAAREG
- the bioD gene encoding dethiobiotin synthase; this translates as MPILVITGTGTEVGKTVTTAAVAATALAAGRSVAVLKAAQTGVAQGEPGDAEEVARLAGALTAVEVARFPEPLAPATAARRAGLAPVRPSDVADAARKLAVEHDLVLVEGAGGLLVRFDEAGGTLADAARLLRAPLLVVSSAGLGTLNTTELTARELRSRGLELLGVVIGDWPNSPDLAMRCNVTDLPDVAGAPLLGALPAGVGALAPAGFRAAAPGWLAPRLDGTWDADAFRARAAG
- a CDS encoding helix-turn-helix transcriptional regulator, which codes for MQHGPAVRRRKLGAELRALRAQAGLTSGDAARLVGWHQSKVSRIETGVSGSKSADVRLLLDAYGVADPHLRELMLALAGADSDAGGGGGRDHWWHAYRGVLPPAYRDFISLESQASAMRTLETTVVPGLLQTPEYARAVTGAAVEGLDEDQLDTLVEVRLARQDVLRAQPPLELSAVLDESVLRREVGGPEVMARQLRRLAEASRLPQVSLQVLPFTAGAHIGVTGPFVIFSFSRTSDLDVVVLDHLTSSLYLERKEDLQAYAQAFNALRAHALSPGESSDYIAAIADGA
- the bioB gene encoding biotin synthase BioB produces the protein MDLLNTLVDKGLRRELPTREEALAVLATSDDDVMDVVAAAGKVRRHWFGRRVKLNYLVNLKSGLCPEDCSYCSQRLGSTAGILKYTWLKPDEASQAAAAGLAGGAKRVCLVASGRGPTDRDVDRVSDTIKAIKEQNEGVEVCACLGLLSDGQAERLREAGADAYNHNLNTSESTYGDITTTHTYADRVDTVTKAHAAGLSACSGLIAGMGETDEDLVDVVYSLCELDPDSVPVNFLIPVEGTPLAKEWNLTPQRCLRILAMVRFVCPDVEVRIAGGREVHLRTMQPLALHLANSIFLGDYLTTEGQAGKADLEMIADAGFEVEGAEQVTLPGHRATAGGGCGSHEGGGCGSQESAGCGAHEGSGCGSHEGGVCGSVPAAAAAPAAAASAGEARTDLVAVRRRGAGTDLAPNA